DNA sequence from the Sulfurimonas sp. HSL3-1 genome:
TGAATACGATATGCCGCTCTTCGTGGTCGAGAAGCTCTAATGGCAGAGATCAAGCGTATCCTGGTCGCGAACCGCGGCGAGATCGCCCTGCGTGCCATCCGTACCATCAAAGAGATGGGCAAGGAGGCCGTCGCCGTCTACTCCAAAGGGGACAAAGGCGCCGCCTACCTTGAACTGGCAGACGCCGCCATCTGCATCGGCGAAGCGCCGAGCAGCGCCAGCTATCTGCATATTCCCGCCATCATCTCCGCCGCGGAAGTGAGCGGGTGCGATGCCATCTTCCCCGGCTACGGCTTCCTGAGCGAAAACCAGCACTTCGTCGAAATCTGTGCGCACCACGGCATCAAGTTCATCGGGCCGACCCCGGAAGTCATGGTGCTGATGTCGGACAAGTCCAAAGCCAAAGACGTCATGATCGCCGCGGGCGTCCCGGTCGTCCCGGGCAGCGACGGCGCCATCACCGATATCGACGATGCGAAAAAACGCGCCCGCGAAGTCGGCTACCCGGTCATCCTCAAAGCCGCCCAGGGCGGCGGGGGACGCGGGATGCGCGTCGTCGAGGATGAGAGCTACCTTGAAAACGCCTTCCTGGCGGCGGAGTCCGAAGCAGTCACCGCGTTCGGCGACGGCACGATCTATATGGAAAAGTTCATCCTCAACCCGCGCCACATCGAGGTGCAGATCATGGCGGACAGCCATGGTAATGTCCTCCATATCGGTGAACGCGACTGCTCCATGCAGCGCCGCCACCAGAAGCTGATCGAAGAGTCTCCGGCCGTCGTCCTGACGCCGGAAGTCCGCGAACGCCTCCATGCCGCCGCTGTCCGCGCCACGGAGTACATCAACTACGAAGGCGCCGGTACCTTCGAGTTCCTGCTCGATGCGAACCTGGATTTCTACTTCATGGAGATGAACACCCGTCTGCAGGTCGAGCACACTGTCTCCGAAGAGGTGAGCGGCCTTGACCTCATCGAACTGATGATCCGTGTCGCGGAGGGGGAGAC
Encoded proteins:
- a CDS encoding acetyl-CoA carboxylase biotin carboxylase subunit, yielding MAEIKRILVANRGEIALRAIRTIKEMGKEAVAVYSKGDKGAAYLELADAAICIGEAPSSASYLHIPAIISAAEVSGCDAIFPGYGFLSENQHFVEICAHHGIKFIGPTPEVMVLMSDKSKAKDVMIAAGVPVVPGSDGAITDIDDAKKRAREVGYPVILKAAQGGGGRGMRVVEDESYLENAFLAAESEAVTAFGDGTIYMEKFILNPRHIEVQIMADSHGNVLHIGERDCSMQRRHQKLIEESPAVVLTPEVRERLHAAAVRATEYINYEGAGTFEFLLDANLDFYFMEMNTRLQVEHTVSEEVSGLDLIELMIRVAEGETLPKQEEIKLKGHAIECRITAEDPVKFLPSPGKIQEWIAPGGIGVRIDTHAHAGYIVPPTYDSMIGKLIVYGRDREHAIKRMHRALSEFTINGIRTTIPFHIKMMENDDFISNNFDTKYLENYKG